The window TCCTCGGCATGCTGTCCGCCGTAGGACCGACCGCGACGATCACCTGGGTCTGCCTGATGGTGGGAGTCATCCTCGCCGTCGGTTTCCTCGCGGCGAAGGTGATCCCCGGAGAGTCCTCGGATTTCATCCTCGAGATTCCGCCGATCCGGTGGCCCCAGGTGGGGAACCTCGCAGTGAAGACGATGGCACGGATCGAGTGGTACCTGCGGGAGGCGGTCCCCCTTTTCCTCGTCGGCACCCTCGTTCTTTTCATTTCGGACCGGCTGGGGTGGCTGCTCCGGATCCAGGTCGCCGCCGAACCGCTGATCGTCCGGATGCTCGACTTGCCGCCGAAGGCCACGGAGGCGTTCCTGATCGGTTTCCTGCGACGTGATTATGGAGCCGCGGGGCTCTTCAGCATGCAGAAAGCGGGCATGCTGTCCCACCTCCAGGTGGTGGTAAGCCTTGTCACCATCACGCTTTTCATCCCGTGCCTGGCGAATCTCCTCGTGATCGTCAAGGAGCACGGAGGGAAGGTGGCCGCCGGGATGGCCCTGTTCATCTTCCCCTTTGCGTTGCTGGTCGGCGCCGCGGTGAACCTCTTCGCCCGTTGGGCGGGGATCACGTTTTAAGAAGATGGGGAAACGCATGATGATCCGATGCCCGCTGTGCCAGCGGGAGATCGATCCGACGGACCGCGCCTGCCGCTCCGGGTGCCCCATGGGAAAGGGATGCACCCTTGTCTGTTGCCCGGGATGCGGATACTCTTTCCCCATGCCCGAGTCGAAGGTGGTGAACTTCGTGAAGCGCCTCCTCTCGAAAGGAAGCCGGAAATGACCGAGCATGCCCAGGACGAGATCCTCGAGCTTCTCTGGACGCTTCGGGAAGAGCGAAAGGCGAACCGCGCGGAGGTACTGCGTTCCACGTCGGAGCCGGGACCCGAACGCCTGCTCGAGGAGCTGGCCGAGGGCGGCATGGTCGATGTCTCGGGAGAGGAGATCCTGCTCACGAAGAGCGGGGAGGACCGCGCACGCGGGATCATCCGGCGTCACCGGCTCGCGGAGGTGCTCCTGCAGAACCTTTTCGACCTGGACAACACGCAGCTGGAAAACAGCGCCTGCCAGTTCGAGCATATCCTCTCCGAGCCCGTGGTCGAGAGCGTGTGCACGTTTCTCGGCCACCCTCCCGCCTGCCCTCACGGCCGCGCGATTCCGCGGGGGGAGTGCTGCGACCGGATCCGCACGGAGATCCGCCCTCTCGTCATGCGCCTGACCGAGGCTTCCCTCGGGGCCATGGTGCGGATCGTGTTCATCACACCGCGCTCGAAGAAACGCCTGGAGAAGCTCTCCGCCCTCGGGATCGTTCCGGGAAGCCGGGTTCGCCTCCTGCAGCGGAATCCCTCCTTCGTGCTCGAGATCGGCCAGACGACCGTTGCCGTAGACCGGGACATCACGGATGAGATCTACGTCAAGCCGACGTAGCGCCGTCGCGCTTCTCCTCTGCGGAGCGCTGCTCTGGCGGTCGACGCCGACCGTCGTCGCAGCGGAGACAGGGGCGGCCACGGAGCCCGCGCTCCTGCTGAAATACGCCGCGCCGGATCTTCCCGATCGTGCGGCGCGACAGGTTCTCGACCCGATCCCCGCCATCGTGGCCGGGGAGCTGCGTATCCGGTGGATCCCCGTCCCCATGGAGCCTTCCGGGAACGATCCGTCCGCCGGGATGCTACCGGTTCCCGACGACGCGGCCCTGCGGCGGATCGCGGAGAAGGTGTCCCGGGCCTCCGAACAGATGGACAAGGTGGAGAGCGCGGACGCGGAACGTCTTCTCGAGGAGGCCGAGAAGGAGTGCCGGTCGTACCGGTTCACGGAGGCGACGCGCCCGTTCTTCGCGGAGATCTTCCTCCGGCGGGGAATCCTCCGGATCTGGGAGGGGAAAGGATCCGACGCCGAGGCGCTCCTTTCCCGCGCACGTGCGTTGCGTCCGGGCTTCACCCCGGATCCGGCGCTGTTCCCCCCGCAGGTCCTGTCCGCGTGGGAAGCGATCGCCCGCCGCCCCGTTCCCGATGCGGAACTTCTTGTCGAGTCGCTCCCGGCAGGTGCGGGGATTTTCGTCGACGGGGAACGGCGGGGAACGACCCCTGCACGCGTTCGGATGAAGAAGATCTCGCCGGTCCGGATCCGCGTCTCCCACCCCGGGTACCGGGATTCCGAAACGGCGGGGCAATGGCTTCCGGGGGACACGGAGATACTGCGCTTCACGCTTCAAGGCGACCGGGTGGCCCGCCTCGGTGAACTTCTTGCCGGCGCCGCGCCGGGAAAGGGGGGAGGCGCGGGCCCCCTGGTCGGTGAGCTCTCCGCGGCGGCGGGGACATCGCGCGTGGCGATCCTGATGCTCCAAAAGGATGCGGGCGGCGAGGATTTGCGCGCAAGGCTCTATGCCGGAAGACCCTCGGGCCGGGATCCGGTCCTCCTCGGGGAAATATCGATCCCCGACGGGCAGAGGGGGGCGGATCTCTCCGGGAAGTGGACCGCCGAAACCCTTGCCGCGGACGGTTGGCCGAAGGCAGAGCTTCCCGAAAGATCGTGGTATACTTCGGGGTGGTTCTGGGGGATCGTCCTGACGGTGGCAATCGTCGGCGTTATGGGGTCGGGCGGGGGGGGAGGCGGATCCGGCGGCTCCTCGGGGGGCACCATTTCAGTGAATTTCTAGAATTCCGGCAAAGGCAGGAATCGATCCTCCTCATGCGACGTGTCCTCCTGGTTCTTCTCCTTCTGATTCCTTCCTTGTCTCTCGGCGCCGACGCCGAAAAGGTGATCCGCGGACTCGGCGGCACGAAAGTCATCCGGTCGAACGAGCCCCCCCACACGATCCTGAACGACGCCTGCGTGGCATGCCACCCGAAGGAAAAGTTCGACTACTGGCTTCTCATCTACAAGGGGAAACCGCCGGTCCTGACGATCGACCGGGGAGAGGTTCCCGGCGAGCGGACCGCCCCCGCGGGGACGCCTGGAAGCGGAAAAACGAATCGGTACAATTCCCACGACGCCCTTGCCTGCAACTTCTGCCACTTCGAAAACCCGACGGAGGCGTCGCCGAGGTTCATCGTGGACGTGGGCGATCTTTGCCGGCTCTGCCACCCGGCCGCGGGGATGCACCATATGCCCGATGCACCCGGCATCGCGCGGGTGAAAAAGGCGATCCTCGAGAAGAAGCTCCCCGGCAGGGACGGGGAATTTCTCTGCACGACGTGCCATAAAACCCACGAATCGACCCATACCATGCGGCAGGTTTACGCCGAGACGATATGGGAAAGCCGCGTCCCGGATCCCCACGGGAGCAAAATGCTTTGCTTTGCTTGCCATACCGGCCGGATCCGGGAGGGCGAGGAAGTCCGTTTCGTCGCCGGGCGCGACAACATCAAGCTCTGCAACGGATGCCACACGCGGCCAGGAGTGAAGAAGGCGCCGCACGTCGTTGACGTCACATCCTCCGAGGGAACGTGGAGAATGGACTACCTCGGGTACCCGCTGAACCAGGGGAAACTCATCTGCTCGACCTGTCACGACGAGGTCTCCCACGACAAGCCCGATCCCGCCAATCCGAATTTCCTTCGAGGCGGCCCCTATTCGGATGTGGATAAATTCTGCTACCGTTGCCACCTGGAGGACAAGGAGGTGTACAACAACCCCCATCGCCAGGTCGACGGTTTCGGGAGGATCCGGAACGAGTCGTGCCGCTTCTGCCACCGGAACGATCCCGATTCCGGAAAGAAGACCCCGGCGAACCTCGAGATGGTCGGAGACGACGCGGTACTATGCTCCGGCTGCCACCAGATCCGTCCCCATCCGGGAGTCGACCATCAGGTTCCCATGAAAGGGGAAAAACTGGCGCGCAAGGTGGAGTACGAGGCGAGGCAACAGGTCCTTCTTCCGCTTTCCCGGGATGGAAGGATCATGTGTTTCACCTGCCACAATCCCCACGCGAAAGGGGTCCTGAGGGGGGAGGCCGGCGTCGGAGCGGGGTCGAAGTGGCGCGTACCGGACTTCCGCGAAGTCTGCGCACCGTGCCACGGACGTTATTGACGAATCGACGATACCGGAGGACGCGATGATCGACCTGTTCGTGAAAGGGGGGTTCGCGATGTACCCCCTGCTGGCGCTGTCCGTCGTCACGCTGGCGATCGCCATCGAGCGCATGGTGTACCTGCGGAAGGCCCAGATCGACACCGGGAAGTTCATGGAAGCGATCAACGGCTTCCTGGCCAAGAACGCCCTGGAGGAGGCGTACCTCTTCTGCGAGTCCACCTCCGGACCGATTTCGCGGATCATCAAGTCGGGGCTGAAAAACCAGAAACGCGGCCGCGAGGACGTCATCCGGTCGATCGAGGATGCCGGGGTGATCGAGGTTTCCCAGTTGGAGCGCGGAATCCTGATCATCCAGACGATCTCGAAGATCGCCCCACTCATCGGCCTGTTCGGCACGGTAACCGGCATGATCCGGTCCTTCCAGGCGATCGGCGGCGCCGGAGGAGAGAACCCGAGGATGGTCGCCGCGGGGATCGGGGAGGCGCTCGTCGCCACGGCCGGAGGTCTCGTTGTTGCCATCCCGGCGTACTTCCTTGCTTTCTACTTCCTGAACCGGGTGAACAAGTTCATCCTCGACATGCAGAAGAGCTCCATCCAGTTCCTGGACGGACTCAGCGAACTGGAGGAGACGATCGCGGAGCGTACCCAGCGATTCGACACGGTGGGAGGCGACTACCTTGAAATTTAAACGCAGGCTGCAGGGCGACGAGGAAGGGATCCCGATCACGAACCTCGTCGACGTCCTCTTCCTGTTGATCGTCTTCTTCATGATGTCAACGGTGCTGAGCTTCGATCGGGGCTACGGCGTGAAGCTTCCGCAGAGCAGCGCGGCCGGCGCGATCTCCAACAAGGGGATCAGCGTGATGATCTCCCGGGACGGGAAGGTGTATGTGGACGGGAGCGAGACCCCGCTCGATCGCCTGGGAGAGACGGTGAAATCCCGCCAACGCATGGCGGGGAACAACGTCATCCTGAAAAGCGACCGGGAGACGCGTTTCCAGGCGATCGCGGACGTGATGGACCGGCTGCTGGCCGTCGGGATCGGCGATCTTTCCCTCCCGGTCGTCGAACGGGGCTTGGAGCGGTAAGGCATTGGCCGGGAAAGGGGTTCGAAGGGTACTCGAACCGGCGCTGTACATCGGCGTCGCGCTCGTTTTTCATGCGCTTCTCTTTCTGATCCCCACGGGATCGGGTTCCAAGCGCGGAGAGGCCGTCGTCCGCGGGATGAAAATCCGCGCCGTCGGGGAGGCGCGGAAATCCCCTTCGATGCCGGTTCCTCCGTCGCCCGTCGCTCCCGAGCGCCCGATCCCGACCCCGGATCGTTTGACGGACACGGTTGCCGGTTCCCCCTCCGCCGGGGCGCCCGGGCGGGCAGGTGGAGGTAACGGGGGTGGGGCCGCTTCGACCGGGGTGGAAGGCGGAGCGCAAGGGTCCCCGCCGATCGGGGAGTACGGGCAGTACCTTGCCCGACTGCGGTCCGAAGGGGTGCAAGGCTGGGCTCGCGACAGCGCCGGCCGGATGCGGCAAGAGTGGAAAGGATCGGGAAAAGGGGGAAGGGGGCTTGGGAGCGGGTCGGGAGGCGGAGAAGGCGGGGGAAGCGGAAGCGGTGGCGGGGGGGGAAGCAAGGGCAGCGGGTACCTCGATCCACGCGTCAGGATGGTCGTGACCAGCTACCCGCCGACCTCCATCGAACGCCGCCACACGCAGGTAACGTATCCGGACCTGAAGGTCAAGAAACACCAGTACACCACCGGGTGGTGGAACGTCTTCATCCAGATCAGAACGGACGGACAAGGAAACGTGCTCCGCACCGATCTCCTTCGTCCGGAAACGGAAGGCCCGTTGGAGAAAATATTCGTCGAACAGGTCCGTCGCGAGATCGCCCGGTGGTCGTTCGACGAGAAGGCCGCGGAAATCAACGTCGATGTGAGGTTCTACGTTGAATAGGAACGGCCTCCTGCGATTCCGTCTTGCATGGATCCCCGTGATCCTCTTCGGTATCCTGGCTGCGAGGGCCGCCGGCGCCTCCGATCAGGAGGGGTGTCTCCTTTGTCACCGCATGGAAATGCGCGTGTCGGCCGATGGAGCGGAAAAGAACCTCAAGGTCCACGATTCTCCCGATTGGCTCCACGGGGAGCTCTACTGCTCCGATTGTCATCCCGACGCCCGGAACGCCCCCCACGCCGTTCCTCCGGGGGCGGCGCAGTGCATCGGGGAGTGCCACGGGGGGAACGACAGGGCGGTCGCATCCCACCGTAGGGCCGCGTTCGCAGGATTCACGGAAAGCCACCGGCGCGTCTCTCCCGGCAGATCCCCGTGCCGGCTCTGCCACTTCGCCTCGGACCGCAAGGGCGATCCATCGGCAAAGGAGAGGCGGTGCGCGGGGTGTCACCGGAAGGAGCGCGACGTCGCCGCCGCCGGACCCCACGGCGTACTCGCGAAGACGGCGCGGTTTTGCGTGGATTGCCATCCGGCGCACCCGGAGGGTACCACGGCGGCGTCGACGGCGGTCGCGTCCTGCACGGCGACCGGTTGTCACCCGCGCGTGTCCCGGTCCATGCGCGCCCTCGTCGATCACAGGGCCCGTGAAGGCAAAGGTCGCGAGGTCTCCCGCGCCCTGCTCTTCTTCCTTCTCGCGTTCTCGGGTTGGGCGGTTGGATGGGCTCTCTCTCCGCCGACGGACCGCGGAGGCGACCACCGATGAACTGGATCCGGCCGCCGGAGACGGTCCGAAGATTCACCCCCCATCAACTCCTGCAGCATTGGATCGCCGGGGCGCTTTGGGTCGTCCTCGCCGGCTCCTCCCTGGCCGGGGGTGCAGGAGTCGAGGGATCCCGATCCCTCCACGCGACGGCGGGAATCGCGGGTCTGATCTTCCTCGGTTACCACGCCATTGTGCTGGCGGCGATCGGGGTACGCCTCGACATGCCGGCGGAAAACGTGGCGTTCCTCCCGTGGGGACCGGAGTGGTCGGCACTCCGCCGCCGGAAGGGAAGCCGGGCGGGCGACGGGAAATATTCCCCCGCGGAGAAGGGGGATTACCTTGCGATCCTCGCCTGGTCGCTCCTTGCCGCCGCTTCCGGGATCCTCCTTCGATGGCCGTCGTTCTTCGGCGTTCCGGGAGCATCGGCATACGACTGGATCCGAACGGTGCATGCCGGGTTCGGCGCCGCCCTTACGGTCCATCTTCTCGCCGTCCATCTGCCGCAGCGCTGGTGGTACGCTGCCGGCGACTTCCGCCGGGCGATTTTCAAGGGGACCGTGACCCTCCGGGAAGCGGAGAAGAGGGGCGGGTGGGTGCGCGACCTCGTTGCGCGCGGAATTCTCGTCCCGACGCCGGAGACGGCGGAGAGCGCGGAAGACCGGGAATCCACGGAGGTTCGGGAGCTCCTTGAGCGGGGAAACCGGTTCGCGCGCGAAGGGAAGTACGGGGAGGCGTGCAACTCCTACAAGGAAGCCCTCCTGCTTCTTCCCGATTACTCCCAGGCGCGATTCAATCTTGCCGTGGCGCTGATGCGGAACGGCCGGAGCGAGGAAGCAAGGGAACAGTTGGCGATCTTCATTGAAAAGGACCCGTTCAACCCGATGGTCGAGAAGGCCAGGGAGATGCTCGACGGATACGGAAAGGGAACGGCGTGAGGAGGGGATCGGATATTCTTTTTCCGGTCATCGCGTTCCTCGTGGCCGTGCTCATTTACGCGTCCCTCCAAGGGGGGAGGTTGACGCGAATCGGTTCGGAATCCGCAGGGACGGCCTCCTTTCACGGAGGGAAGGGGGCGCTCTCAGCGAAAAAAGATCCCGCCTGCTCCGCCCGGCAGTGCCACGCCCCGAGCCCGCACCGGAAGCCAATTCCCGCGAGTGCTTTTCTCAACATGCATGTTTCGTTCGTCGCATGCCTCGGGTGCCATGGGCGGGACCTGGAACGTCGTTGGGTTGCCGGGGAGGCGGCAGGCGAGGCCGCTTTCCGGCTCTCCTACTCTCCGGTTCCGGAGGCGGGGGAGGGAGGGCGGCGCCACTCCGCAAACGGACCTCCGGCTTCGTGTCGGCGTTGCCACTCGGTGGAGGGCCGCCGGTCGATCGCCGCCGCCGGCGTGAAAGGACTCCTCGAAGGATTCGAGGAGCCGATCGTTCTTCGGATGATCGAGGGAGGAGGGCGGAAATGGCTCCCGGACGCCATGCAATAGCCGCGATCCTGCTGATCGTCCTTTGCCTGCTGCCGCCTCGAACTTCCCCCCGGGCGGCCGACGTCGAGGACGCGCCGCTCCGGATCCGAAGCGTCTCGTCCCGCCTTCTGGCGAACCCGTTCGACGTAGCCGTAGACCGGAAAGGTGTCGTCTTCCTCCTCGAATCCGGCGCCCGGACGATATCGATCTTTTCCCAACGCGGGGTGTTCCTCCGGGAAATCCAGGGAAAAGGAGCATGGAAAGATCCGTCGGCGATCGCCATCGGACCGTCCGGTTCCGTTTTCCTGGCCGACGGCGCCGCAGGAAAAGTTCTCGAGCTGGACCTTTCCGGCAAGATCCGTCGAGTGTACGCGGCGGGGGGGAACGCGCGGCTGACCGGGGTTTCGGTCTACGGCGATGTGGTCTATTGCGTGGACAACCGGAACCACCGGGTCGTCGTATTCCGGAAGCCGGGGGCTCCCCCTGACACGTGGGGAAAACGGGGAGAGGCGCCCGGCCAGTTCCAGTCCCCCTTCCGGATCGCGGTCGATCCGACGGGACGCCTGTTCGTCACGGACGTGATGAACGCCCGTGTCCAATGGTTCTCCGCTTTCGGCAAGCACCTGGGAACGTTGAAGCGCTTTGGAGCCGGGGAGGGGAAAATCTTCCGTCCCACGGGAATCGCCCTGGATTTTCGGGGACGCCTCTGGGTGGGGGACAGCTATACGGGGCTCGTCCAGCTCTTCGAGGAACGAGGAGGGTTTTTGAAAGCGGTGCGCTCGAAGGGGCGTCCCGCCGTATTCGGGGATCCCGTCGGATTGGCCGTGACGGTGGGCGGAATCTGGGTAGCGGACCAGCGTGAGAACAGCCTGAGCCTGTTTCGGGAATGAAACGCAGCACCAGGGGAGCGATGTGATGAGTGAAAAGCGGTGGGAGTACGGCCAGATCTTCGTCCGGCAGCCGGACGTTTTCGGTGGTCTTCCGAAGACCGGACTGGAGATGGAGAAGATGAACCGCGCGGGCGGAGAGGGGTGGGAGATGGTCGGAATGATCCCCTTCACCCTCCCCTCCGGAGAGGTGCGCGGCGCCTTCATCCTGTTCAAGAGGGAGATCGCCTCCTGATCATGGGATCGCGCGCCTGTTGAAAAAAGGGATTCTCCCCCTTGCGCTGTTTCTGGCGCTCCTTCTCGAAGGATCCGCGGTTCCACGTTCCACCTTCGACCAGGAGAACTGTTCCCTCTGCCACATCCGGGAAAGCGTCTTCTTCGATCCCTCCTTCCTCACGCCCGGGGAGAAAAAAACGTTCGATGAGGAGAGGATCTGCGGCAGTTGCCACAACGGATCCGTACAGGACAGCCGTGCGGTCCTTTGGAGGGGGACGCAGCATCCCGCCTTGCCGAAGGGAAAAGGCGGAGTCCGAACGTGTACCGCATGCCACTCCCCTCATGTCAAAGGCGGGTGGGCGGTTCTCGCCGGCTCGGGGGTTTCCCTGCGGAAAGGGGGGAACGCCGTCTGTGCCGGATGCCACCCGGACCAATCCGGAAAATCCGGGAATCTCCACGCGGGGCGGATCAAGGACGCGGCGTGCCCGGATTGCCACGCGGCCCACGGCGGATCCGGGAAATCCCTCCTTCGAGAGTCAGGGAGCGCTCTTTGCCTCCGTTGCCACCCATCGATCGATCCGGCCAGGACCGGCGGCCATCGTCTTGAAAGCCGGTGGGAAAGGAAAAACGTTGAGATCTCCTTTCCCGGCTGCCTGGAGTGCCATCCCGTTCATCGGAATGGGGGGCGCGCGCTTCGGTCCCTGGCCGCTTGCGGTTCCTGCCATTGGTTCGCAGGGGAAAACGACCAAGTCCCGGGCGCGAAGCACCCGGGCGAAGGAACGTGCACCACGTGCCACACGTTCCACGTGAAGGCCGGGGAAGGGGGCCGGGCATTCCGTGGAAAGGAGATCCGTGCAGAAGGGTTGTGCAGGAAATGCCACGCGTCCCATTGGGCCGCGGACATCAAGGCGGGACGGGCGGCCGGGACGCACGTGACGGCCGGTACCGCGGGGGGGAATGAGATCTGCAGCCGCTGCCACCGCATGCACGGGGCCCCGGCGGGATCGTCTCTCCTGCGGTCGCCCAAGCCCTACTCCTGCCTGGAATGCCACGAGGCCCAGAACACGATCCGGGAAGAGGGAGGGATCTCGCTCGCGCATCCCGTCTTCGAGAAAGTTTTCAAGGGGCGGATGACGGAAACGGTCCGGGAAAAAAGCCTGGTGGTCGGATCGTCCGGGGAGATCGTCTGCCGCACATGCCACAAGGTGCACGCCGCGGTGAAAGGGACTCCGCTGCTTTCCCCAGGGACGGAAAAGGCGGAGAGCTGCTTCTGGTGCCACTCCGCGATGCGAGGAAAATATCACGGAGGGGCCTCCCCCGGAACCGTCATCCAGTGCCTCGAATGTCACCCGGTCCACGGGAGGAAAATTTCCGGCGGCGATCCGTGGAGGTCCCTGTGCCGGAGGTGCCATCCGGGGACTTCGCAGCACCAGGAAAAGGCCGGAGGCCGCGAAAACCGCGGGGCCGGCGATCTTCCGAGGTTCGATCCGCGCGGACGCGGGTCTGCATTCGGTGTCGTCTCCTGTCCGACGTGCCACGATCCCCACGGCGGAGGGGAAGGGGCAAAGCGGGTGCGGAAGGCGTACCGGCCCAACGGTTTTCTCTGCACCACCTGCCACAGCAAGCAGGACACGGTCGTTCTCACCCCGCACGATCTCCGGGGGATTGCCGGGAACAGCGTATGCGAACCGTGCCACCGCCCCCATGGCGGAGAGTCTCCATGGATGTGGGGACCGGCGAGGGGAAAAGGTGAAAGGGGAGAGGAATCGTGCCGGGCCTGCCACCTCGCCGGCGAAGGGAAGGGATTGGGTTCGCGGTTGCCCCTCGGAGGACATCCGACCAACGTCATGGCATCCAGGCTGATCCCGGACCGTTTTCCCAGGATCGGCCCCAATGGAGAAACTTCCAAATCCGGGGTGTTATCCTGCATTACTTGCCACGATGTCCACGGAAGCGGCATCCTGCCGGTAGGTCGGGGAGTCGGGAAACTCCTGCGGCGGTCGGAGATGGAAGGATCCTCCGACCTCCGGAATTCGGAAATCTGCTCGGAATGTCATCCGGGAAAAGCCGGGAAGCACGGAACGGCGGATTGCATCTCCTGCCATCCCCCCCACTCGGAAGAATCGCGCGAAACGCTTTGCCGGAAGTGCCATTCCGTCGGAGAAGGGATGCTGTTCGATCGCCACCGGAAGGCGAAGGGGGGGTGCGGTTCCTGCCACAAGGTTCACAAGAACGGCACGAATTCGAAAAAAACGGAAGAACCGTGCTACGGATGCCATCCCGGCACTCGCAAGATCCGGGAAACTTCTCACGCGTCGCTGGGGAGGGATGCCTGCGGGGCCTGCCATTCCGTCCACAGGGATTCCCCCGTCCCGAACATCCGCCCCAAGCTCGGCGAGGATATCTTCCGGCCCGACCTGCCATGTCTGACGTGCCACCGGGAAAATGGAACAGGGCCGGTGCCCGAGAGAATGAAACACCCATCGCGCGCGCGGGAGATACCGACGAATTACGGGGCGACCGTCACCCTGGAGACCCCGATCACGATGCACGGGCGATTCAAGGAAGGGGAACGGCCGATGTTCCCCCTGTTCGATCCCTCCGGGAACCGGTCCCTCTCCGGGGCCATGGGGTGCCTGACCTGCCACGATCCGCATGCAGGCGGAACACGGGACGGCGCGCCGGACGCCGGCGGCTACCTGCGGGATCCGGGGTTTGTCTTCCTGTCCGACATGTGCGGCGCTTGCCACCGCGGAGGGAACGTGGAAAGAGTCAAGAATTTCCACAAGATGCCGGGAAATAAGCGATGACCGCCGATTTCAGGATATACCGTCGAGTGTTTTCGATATGATATTCCCCTGAACATGGGACGAAACACGCGACTGACCGACATGACGATCCCATTGCGGGATCCGAACCGGAAAAAGCGACGCCTGCCGCTGTTCATCGCGGCGGCCCTGGTGATCGCGGCGGTGTTCATCTCGCTTTTCCGCGACATGGGGATCGTTGACAGTTGGAGGCTCCAAAAGACGGAGCGTCAACTCCGGGGCGAGGTCGAAAAGCTTCGACAGGAGAACGCGCTGCTCAAGCGCACGGTCGAGGATCTTCGCGGCAACCCGGCGGTCATCGAACAGGAGGCCCGCCGGCTCGGCCTCATCAAGGAGGGGGAGAACGTCATCGTCGTACCCCAGCGGCAGGACGCCCGCCCGCAAGTCCCCCCCAACCCCGGCAAAAAACGCCCATAGTGTTCCCGTTATACCGCGACACCAGCCACGGATGTTGAAGCGCTTCAGGTACCTCCCGGGGCTCTCCGCGCCGGCGTATCTCCTCGCACTCTTCCTCCTCCGGGAGCGGATTCCGGGTGGTGTTCCCTTCCTTCTTTCCGCCGCGATCGGACCGCTCGCGGTCGCCTACTTCCTCGTCGCGTATCTTCTCGCGCGGAAACGGGACGACCGTGTCCCCGACCTGCTCCCCCTGATCGCGTGGGGATGCGCCGCGGCATTGGAGATCCACGCATTCGTTCCGCCGGTCGCCCGGTCCGGCGTCGTCCCGGCGGCCCTGTTTTTCTTCCTCGCCGTGAAGTTCCCGCCGTCCCGTTCCATTCCTGCGATCCTGTGCGCCGACGTTTGGCTGGCAGCGGTGCAGGGGCCGCTCGAACATGAGATCTACTACATTTCCGCGATGGCCCTGGTCGCGGGGGCGGCCGGGATCGCCGTCCGCGGAAGGTACCGGAAGGGCGCCCTGGACGGGAGCGGCGTGCAGGAGGCGATCGCCCGGAGCCGGACGCTGGTTCTTCCGTGGGAGGATTCCGGAAATCGCGGCGTTCCCGCGGGCGGGGAAATGACCGAGGAATCCAGCCTGCTCCGGAAGGAAGAGGAACTGAAGGAGGGGATACGGCAGGCGCTGGATCGGCTGTTGGGACTTACCGGCGCTTCCCATGTCGCCTACGTCGCCCGCTCAGGATCGCCCGGATCCGACTTGCATGAAGGTATCCTGCTGAGCCGCGGCTCGGCTGCGGCCCGGGAGATACGAATCCCGGACACCTATGTTCCCGTTCGGGAGGCGACCGTTTTCCGCAAATCGTTCCTCGAGGTCGGCCCCGGCGCCCGGCGATACGCTCCGTGGGAAAGCGGCCCGGGGAGCGCACCCACAGGGGTCGCCGCCGTCCCTGTCACCCGGGAGGGAGTGGTGGAAGGGGTACTTCTCGCGGTCCGTGACGAGGAGGGCCCATGGAAGGATCCCGTGATCCCGGCGATGGAGCTGGCGGGTCATTTCGTGGGCCGGGACATCGAGCGG is drawn from bacterium and contains these coding sequences:
- a CDS encoding metal-dependent transcriptional regulator is translated as MTEHAQDEILELLWTLREERKANRAEVLRSTSEPGPERLLEELAEGGMVDVSGEEILLTKSGEDRARGIIRRHRLAEVLLQNLFDLDNTQLENSACQFEHILSEPVVESVCTFLGHPPACPHGRAIPRGECCDRIRTEIRPLVMRLTEASLGAMVRIVFITPRSKKRLEKLSALGIVPGSRVRLLQRNPSFVLEIGQTTVAVDRDITDEIYVKPT
- a CDS encoding PEGA domain-containing protein, with the protein product MRSTSSRRSAVALLLCGALLWRSTPTVVAAETGAATEPALLLKYAAPDLPDRAARQVLDPIPAIVAGELRIRWIPVPMEPSGNDPSAGMLPVPDDAALRRIAEKVSRASEQMDKVESADAERLLEEAEKECRSYRFTEATRPFFAEIFLRRGILRIWEGKGSDAEALLSRARALRPGFTPDPALFPPQVLSAWEAIARRPVPDAELLVESLPAGAGIFVDGERRGTTPARVRMKKISPVRIRVSHPGYRDSETAGQWLPGDTEILRFTLQGDRVARLGELLAGAAPGKGGGAGPLVGELSAAAGTSRVAILMLQKDAGGEDLRARLYAGRPSGRDPVLLGEISIPDGQRGADLSGKWTAETLAADGWPKAELPERSWYTSGWFWGIVLTVAIVGVMGSGGGGGGSGGSSGGTISVNF
- a CDS encoding MotA/TolQ/ExbB proton channel family protein codes for the protein MIDLFVKGGFAMYPLLALSVVTLAIAIERMVYLRKAQIDTGKFMEAINGFLAKNALEEAYLFCESTSGPISRIIKSGLKNQKRGREDVIRSIEDAGVIEVSQLERGILIIQTISKIAPLIGLFGTVTGMIRSFQAIGGAGGENPRMVAAGIGEALVATAGGLVVAIPAYFLAFYFLNRVNKFILDMQKSSIQFLDGLSELEETIAERTQRFDTVGGDYLEI
- a CDS encoding biopolymer transporter ExbD, which codes for MKFKRRLQGDEEGIPITNLVDVLFLLIVFFMMSTVLSFDRGYGVKLPQSSAAGAISNKGISVMISRDGKVYVDGSETPLDRLGETVKSRQRMAGNNVILKSDRETRFQAIADVMDRLLAVGIGDLSLPVVERGLER
- a CDS encoding tetratricopeptide repeat protein; protein product: MNWIRPPETVRRFTPHQLLQHWIAGALWVVLAGSSLAGGAGVEGSRSLHATAGIAGLIFLGYHAIVLAAIGVRLDMPAENVAFLPWGPEWSALRRRKGSRAGDGKYSPAEKGDYLAILAWSLLAAASGILLRWPSFFGVPGASAYDWIRTVHAGFGAALTVHLLAVHLPQRWWYAAGDFRRAIFKGTVTLREAEKRGGWVRDLVARGILVPTPETAESAEDRESTEVRELLERGNRFAREGKYGEACNSYKEALLLLPDYSQARFNLAVALMRNGRSEEAREQLAIFIEKDPFNPMVEKAREMLDGYGKGTA